In one Stenotrophomonas maltophilia genomic region, the following are encoded:
- the dusB gene encoding tRNA dihydrouridine synthase DusB: MQIGPYTIAPNVVLAPMAGVTDKPFRLLCKRLGAGLAASEMTISDPRFWNTRKSIHRMDHEGEPAPISVQIAGTEPQQLAEAARYNVDHGAQIIDINMGCPAKKVCNAWAGSALMRDESLVARILAAVVNAVDVPVTLKIRTGWDCDHRNGPLIARIAEDSGIAALAVHGRTRDQHYTGQAEYATIGEIKAALRIPVIANGDIDSPRKAAFVLQQTGVDAVMIGRAAQGRPWIFREVAHYLATGEELAPPSLAEVRDILLGHLHALHAFYGEPQGVRIARKHLGWYAKDRPENAAFRAVVNRAEDPQSQITLTTEYFDRLIAGQPALPSAA, from the coding sequence ATGCAGATCGGCCCCTACACCATTGCTCCCAACGTCGTGCTGGCGCCCATGGCCGGCGTCACCGACAAGCCGTTCCGCCTGCTGTGCAAACGGCTGGGCGCGGGCCTGGCCGCCTCCGAGATGACCATCAGCGACCCGCGCTTCTGGAACACGCGCAAGTCGATCCACCGCATGGACCATGAGGGTGAACCGGCACCGATCAGCGTGCAGATCGCCGGCACCGAGCCGCAGCAGCTGGCCGAGGCGGCGCGTTACAACGTCGACCATGGTGCGCAGATCATCGACATCAACATGGGCTGCCCGGCCAAGAAGGTCTGCAATGCCTGGGCCGGTTCGGCGCTGATGCGTGATGAATCGCTGGTGGCGCGCATTCTTGCTGCCGTGGTCAACGCGGTCGATGTGCCGGTCACGCTGAAGATCCGCACCGGCTGGGACTGCGACCACCGCAATGGGCCGCTGATCGCGCGCATCGCCGAGGACAGTGGCATCGCCGCCCTGGCCGTGCACGGCCGCACCCGCGATCAGCACTACACCGGCCAGGCCGAGTACGCCACGATCGGCGAGATCAAGGCAGCGCTGCGCATTCCGGTGATCGCCAATGGAGACATCGATTCGCCGCGCAAGGCCGCCTTCGTCCTGCAGCAGACCGGCGTGGACGCAGTGATGATCGGTCGCGCGGCGCAGGGCCGGCCGTGGATCTTCCGCGAGGTGGCGCACTACCTGGCCACCGGCGAGGAACTGGCCCCGCCGTCACTGGCCGAAGTGCGCGATATCCTGCTTGGCCACCTGCACGCCCTGCATGCCTTCTATGGCGAGCCGCAGGGCGTGCGCATCGCGCGCAAGCACCTGGGCTGGTACGCCAAGGACCGGCCCGAGAATGCGGCGTTCCGCGCCGTGGTCAACCGCGCCGAAGATCCGCAGAGCCAGATCACGCTGACCACCGAGTACTTCGACCGACTGATCGCCGGGCAACCGGCGCTGCCGTCGGCTGCCTGA
- a CDS encoding NupC/NupG family nucleoside CNT transporter: MVEGLGRIGFGLFGLAVLIGITWLFSNNKRAVDWKLVATGITLQIAFAALVILVPGGRDVFDALGHGFVKVLSFVNEGSKFIFGSLMDVQNYGFIFAFQVLPTIIFFSALMGVMYHLNVMQAIVRVMAWAITKVMRVSGAETTSVCASVFIGQTEAPLTVRPYIAKMTQSELLTMMIGGMAHIAGGVLAAYVGMLGGGDPTQQAFYAKHLLAASIMAAPATLVVAKLLIPETGTPLTRGTVKMEVEKTSSNIIDAAAAGAGDGLKLALNIGAMLLAFIALIALLNAPLTWLGEVTGLAAQIGKPTNLSTIFGYLLAPIAWVIGTPWADATTVGSLIGQKVVINEFVAYTELSQIVNGQVAGVTLSNEGRLIATYALCGFANFSSIAIQIGGIGGLAPERRHDLAKFGLRAVLGGTIATFMTATIAGVLTHFS; encoded by the coding sequence ATGGTCGAAGGTTTGGGCAGGATCGGCTTCGGCCTGTTCGGGTTGGCGGTGCTGATCGGCATCACCTGGTTGTTTTCCAACAACAAGCGCGCGGTGGACTGGAAGCTCGTCGCCACCGGCATCACCCTGCAGATCGCCTTTGCGGCGCTGGTGATCCTGGTCCCCGGCGGCCGCGACGTGTTCGATGCGCTCGGCCACGGCTTCGTGAAGGTCCTGAGCTTCGTCAACGAGGGCTCGAAGTTCATCTTCGGCTCGCTGATGGACGTCCAGAACTACGGCTTCATCTTCGCCTTCCAGGTGCTGCCGACCATCATCTTCTTCTCCGCGCTGATGGGCGTGATGTACCACCTGAACGTCATGCAGGCGATCGTCCGGGTGATGGCGTGGGCGATCACCAAGGTGATGCGCGTGTCCGGTGCCGAAACCACCAGCGTCTGCGCCAGCGTCTTCATCGGCCAGACCGAGGCGCCGCTGACCGTGCGCCCGTACATCGCCAAGATGACCCAGTCCGAGCTGCTGACCATGATGATCGGTGGCATGGCCCACATCGCTGGCGGCGTGCTGGCGGCCTACGTGGGCATGCTCGGCGGGGGCGACCCGACCCAGCAGGCGTTCTACGCCAAGCATCTGCTGGCGGCCAGCATCATGGCCGCACCGGCCACGCTGGTGGTGGCCAAGCTGCTGATCCCGGAAACCGGCACCCCGCTGACCCGCGGCACGGTGAAGATGGAAGTGGAGAAGACCTCCAGCAACATCATCGACGCGGCGGCGGCCGGCGCCGGCGACGGCCTGAAGCTGGCGCTGAACATCGGCGCGATGCTGCTGGCCTTCATCGCCCTGATCGCCCTGCTGAACGCCCCGCTGACCTGGCTCGGCGAAGTGACCGGCCTGGCCGCACAGATCGGCAAGCCGACCAACCTGTCGACCATCTTCGGCTACCTGCTGGCACCGATCGCCTGGGTGATCGGCACTCCGTGGGCCGACGCCACCACCGTGGGGTCGCTGATCGGACAGAAGGTCGTGATCAACGAATTCGTCGCCTATACCGAGCTGTCGCAGATCGTGAACGGCCAGGTCGCCGGCGTGACCCTGTCCAATGAAGGTCGCCTGATCGCCACCTATGCGCTGTGCGGCTTCGCCAACTTCAGCTCGATCGCAATCCAGATCGGCGGCATCGGTGGCCTGGCCCCGGAACGTCGCCACGACCTGGCCAAGTTCGGCCTGCGCGCGGTACTGGGCGGTACCATCGCCACCTTCATGACGGCGACCATCGCCGGCGTGCTGACGCATTTCAGTTGA
- a CDS encoding potassium channel beta subunit family protein: MHYRRLGSTGLPISALSFGAWVTFGDQIPRDEARNLVAAAWDHGINFFDNAEGYANGRAEQVMGDVIADLRLPRDGFCVSSKVFFGSAKDPRPTQRGLSRKHVTDACHAALKRLRVDYLDLYYCHRPDPDAPIAETVHAMDTLIRQGKVLYWGTSEWSAAQIQQALDIAARHNLQGPSMEQPQYNLLHRERVETEYAPLYAGAGLGTTIFSPLASGLLSGKYDRGIPADARLGREGMEWLQDLVLGADAQARLAQVRHFSAVARELGHAPASVAIAWCLRNPQVSSVILGASRVEQLLQNLQALEVLEQIDAAGWARIEAAFV, translated from the coding sequence ATGCATTACCGCCGCCTGGGCTCCACCGGCCTGCCGATATCCGCCCTGTCCTTCGGCGCCTGGGTGACCTTCGGTGACCAGATTCCGCGCGACGAGGCCCGCAACCTGGTTGCCGCGGCCTGGGACCATGGCATCAACTTCTTCGACAATGCCGAGGGGTATGCCAATGGCCGCGCCGAGCAGGTGATGGGCGATGTGATCGCCGACCTGCGCCTGCCGCGCGATGGGTTCTGCGTGTCCAGCAAGGTGTTCTTCGGCAGTGCCAAGGATCCGCGACCGACCCAGCGCGGCCTGTCGCGCAAGCACGTCACCGATGCCTGCCATGCCGCGCTCAAGCGCCTGCGGGTGGACTATCTGGACCTTTATTACTGCCACCGCCCGGATCCCGACGCGCCGATCGCCGAGACCGTGCACGCGATGGATACCCTGATACGGCAGGGCAAGGTGCTCTACTGGGGCACGTCCGAGTGGTCGGCGGCACAGATCCAGCAGGCGCTGGACATTGCCGCGCGACACAACCTGCAGGGGCCATCGATGGAGCAGCCGCAGTACAACCTGCTGCACCGCGAGCGGGTGGAAACCGAGTACGCCCCGCTGTACGCGGGGGCCGGCCTGGGCACCACCATCTTCTCGCCGTTGGCGTCCGGCCTGCTCAGTGGCAAGTACGACCGTGGCATTCCGGCCGACGCCCGGCTGGGCCGCGAGGGCATGGAGTGGCTGCAGGATCTGGTTCTGGGCGCCGATGCACAGGCGCGCCTGGCCCAGGTCCGTCATTTCAGCGCGGTGGCACGCGAGCTTGGCCACGCCCCGGCCAGCGTGGCCATCGCCTGGTGCCTGCGCAATCCACAGGTGTCCAGCGTGATCCTGGGCGCCAGCCGGGTCGAGCAGCTGCTGCAGAACCTGCAGGCCCTGGAAGTGCTGGAGCAGATCGACGCCGCCGGCTGGGCCCGGATCGAAGCCGCCTTCGTCTGA
- a CDS encoding ribokinase translates to MSSSVVVVGSFNVDHVWRCESLPAPGATIAGRYSTGPGGKGFNQAVAACRAGADTHFVCALGDDAGGATARDLAGQDGFALIAEASSEPTGTAGIYVDARGRNTIVIGPGANAALSTDFLQQQQALLTGARVVLVQLESPVQTIEAALAAAREAGVTTVLNTAPADAPSTIGLLKLADVITPNETEFAALLGRHVGERVDANDVAALDGASLHALCRKLVGNGTVVVTLGSVGVFVSHADENLRGDTQPYYRVGAEQVQAIDTTGAGDAFNGALAASLAQLPEAPFARHVRFANQFAGRSTEKEGAAAAMPRLTPADVEIR, encoded by the coding sequence ATGAGCAGCAGTGTCGTTGTCGTCGGTTCCTTCAATGTCGATCACGTGTGGCGGTGCGAGTCGCTGCCGGCACCGGGCGCGACCATTGCCGGCCGCTACAGCACCGGCCCCGGTGGCAAGGGCTTCAACCAGGCCGTGGCCGCATGCCGCGCGGGCGCCGACACCCACTTCGTGTGCGCCCTGGGTGATGACGCCGGCGGTGCCACCGCCCGCGACCTCGCCGGCCAGGACGGTTTCGCGCTGATCGCCGAAGCCAGCAGCGAACCGACCGGCACCGCCGGCATCTATGTCGATGCACGGGGTCGCAACACCATCGTGATTGGCCCGGGCGCCAATGCCGCCCTGAGCACCGATTTCCTGCAGCAGCAACAGGCGCTGCTGACCGGTGCCCGGGTGGTGCTGGTGCAGCTGGAGTCGCCGGTGCAGACCATCGAAGCGGCACTGGCTGCCGCCCGCGAGGCCGGTGTCACCACCGTGCTCAACACCGCACCGGCCGACGCCCCCTCGACCATCGGCCTGCTCAAGCTGGCCGATGTGATCACCCCGAACGAGACCGAGTTCGCCGCCCTGCTGGGCCGCCATGTCGGCGAGCGCGTGGATGCCAACGACGTGGCCGCGCTGGATGGTGCCAGCCTGCATGCGCTGTGCCGCAAGCTGGTCGGCAACGGTACCGTGGTGGTGACCCTGGGCTCGGTGGGCGTGTTCGTTTCGCATGCCGATGAGAACCTGCGCGGCGACACCCAGCCGTACTACCGCGTGGGTGCCGAGCAGGTGCAGGCGATCGATACCACCGGTGCCGGCGACGCCTTCAACGGCGCGCTGGCCGCCTCCCTTGCCCAGCTGCCGGAGGCGCCGTTCGCACGCCATGTGCGCTTCGCCAACCAGTTCGCGGGCCGCTCGACCGAGAAGGAAGGCGCCGCAGCGGCGATGCCACGGCTGACCCCGGCCGACGTGGAAATCCGGTAG
- the hemP gene encoding hemin uptake protein HemP — MNAQPVLLRPETLTLRDRPVRVVPPEEVIDSEALLKGRREILIQHGDRFYRLRHTSNDKLILTK, encoded by the coding sequence ATGAACGCTCAACCTGTACTGCTGCGCCCTGAAACACTGACCCTCCGCGATCGTCCGGTCCGCGTCGTTCCGCCGGAAGAGGTCATCGACAGCGAAGCCCTGCTCAAGGGCCGTCGTGAAATCCTGATCCAGCACGGCGATCGCTTCTATCGCCTGCGGCACACCAGCAACGACAAGCTGATCCTGACCAAGTAA
- a CDS encoding methyltransferase domain-containing protein, with translation MTPPISSPTYLHGFSGTEQQRLMTQARLLESSIFGQIDYGSARRLLEVGSGVGAQTEILLRRFPDLHVTGVDLSETQLATARENLARTPWCSDRYTLQQADAGELPFEARSFDSAFLCWVLEHVPSPARVLSEVRRVLAPGSPVYITEVMNASFLLDPYSPHIWRYWMAFNDFQYDHGGDPFVGAKLGNLLLAGGFRDVHTEIKTIHLDNREPARRKTMIAFWEQLLLSAAEQLLQAGTVDEDTVEGMRREFRLVQNDPNAVFFFSFVQGRATVY, from the coding sequence ATGACACCGCCGATTTCCTCCCCCACCTACCTGCACGGGTTCTCCGGCACCGAACAGCAGCGCCTGATGACCCAGGCCCGCCTGCTGGAATCGAGCATCTTCGGCCAGATCGACTACGGCAGCGCACGACGCCTGCTGGAAGTCGGCAGCGGCGTCGGCGCGCAGACCGAGATCCTGCTGCGCCGCTTCCCGGACCTGCACGTGACCGGCGTGGACCTGAGCGAAACGCAGCTGGCGACCGCGCGCGAGAACCTCGCGCGCACGCCGTGGTGCAGCGATCGCTACACCCTGCAGCAGGCCGATGCAGGCGAGCTGCCGTTCGAGGCACGCAGCTTCGATTCGGCATTCCTGTGCTGGGTGCTGGAGCATGTACCTTCGCCGGCCCGCGTGCTCAGCGAGGTGCGCCGCGTACTCGCACCGGGATCGCCGGTCTACATCACCGAAGTGATGAACGCATCGTTCCTGCTCGATCCGTATTCGCCGCACATCTGGCGTTACTGGATGGCATTCAATGATTTCCAGTACGACCACGGCGGCGATCCCTTCGTCGGCGCCAAGCTCGGCAACCTGCTGCTGGCCGGTGGTTTCCGCGATGTGCATACCGAGATCAAGACGATCCACCTGGACAACCGCGAGCCGGCGCGGCGCAAGACGATGATCGCGTTCTGGGAGCAGCTGCTGCTGTCGGCCGCCGAGCAGCTGCTGCAGGCCGGCACCGTGGACGAGGATACGGTGGAGGGCATGCGTCGCGAGTTCCGGTTGGTGCAGAACGATCCCAATGCCGTGTTCTTCTTCTCGTTCGTGCAGGGCCGCGCGACGGTGTATTGA